CGATCACGGTGGCCATGGTGGTGACGGCGCTGCTGGGCTGGGCCTTCGAGCGCATCATCATCGCGCCCGTCTACGGCCAGCATCTGAAGCAGATCCTCATCACCATGGGCGGCATGATCGTGGCCGAGCAGCTCATTAACGTCATCTGGGGCGCGGAGCAGATTCCGCTGCCGCTGCCTACCGCCCTGCGCGGCGCCATCATCGTGGGCGACGCCGCGATTGAAAAATACCGGCTGGTGGCGGTGGTGATCGGCCTGGTGGTGTTTGTCGGCATGTCGCTGATCCTCAACCGCACCAAGCTTGGCCTGTTGATCCGCGCCGGGGTCGAGAACCGCGAAATGGTCGAAGCGATGGGCTACCGCATCCGGCGCCTGTTCGTGGCGGTATTCGCGGCCGGTTCGGCGCTCGCCGGCCTGGGCGGCGTGATGTGGGGCCTGTACAAGGAAACCCTGACCGCCGGCATCGGCGCCGAAATCGTGGTCATGATGTTCGTGGTGATCATCATCGGCGGCCTCGGTTCGCTGGGCGGCTGCTTCATCGGCGCGCTGCTGGTGGCCATGGTGGGCAACTACGCCGGCTTCCTGGCGCCCAAGGTGGCGCTGGTGTCGAACATCGGCGTCATGATGCTGATCCTGCTCTGGCGCCCTGCCGGAATGTATTCCAACCTGCGCCGCTAAGGACGCCCCATGCTCACCCGCCTCCTCTCCGGCGATTCGCCGCGCAGCCGCAGCCTGTCGATCGTCCTGCTGCTGATTTTCCTTGGCCTGGCACTGGCGCCGTTCATCACCACCGGCGCGCGGCCGATCAATACCGCCGCCACCATCTGCATCTATATCGTGCTGGTGGCGTCCTATGACCTGCTGCTCGGTTATACCGGCATCGTCTCGTTCGCCCACACCATGTTCTTCGGCATCGGCGCCTATGGCGTGGGCCTGGGACTGGCCAGCGTGGAGGAGCCGACATGGACTGCATTGTTTTCGGGCCTCCTGATTGCCATTGCCGTGGCGCTGGTGCTGGCACTGGTGGTGGGCCTGTTCGCCCTGCGCGTGCGCGCCATTTTTTACTCCATGATCACGCTGGCAGTGGCGTCCTCGTTCGCCGTGCTCGCGTCGCAGCTGTCCGATTTCACCGGCGGCGAGGATGGCAAGACCTTCAGCGTGCCGGAGCTGCTCTCGCCCGGCTTCACGCTGATGGAAGGCGAGTGGTTTGGCCGCGCGCTCGACGGCAAGCTGCTCACCTACTACATCGTCTTCGCCGGCTGCCTGCTGCTGTTCCTGTTCCTGCTACGGCTGGTCAATTCGCCCTTTGGGCGTGTGCTGCAGGCCATCCGCGAAAATGAATTCCGGGCCGAGGCGCTGGGCTACCGCACGGTGTTGTACCGCATCTGGGCCAACTGCCTGGCCGCGCTGGTGGCCTGCCTGGCAGGTGCGCTGATGGCACTGTGGCTGCGCTACGTGGGCCCCAAGACCATGCTCGGCTTCGAAGTGATGACCGACATCCTGCTCATTGTCGTCATCGGGGGCATGGGCACCATGTATGGTTCGGTGATCGGCGCCACGCTCTTCATCATCGCCCAGAATTACCTCAAGTCGCTCATGGCCCAGGGCTCCAGCGCGCTCGAAGGCGTGCCGGTGCTGGCCCAGGCGCTGCATCCGGATCGGTGGATGCTGTGGCTTGGCGTGCTGTTTGTACTGTCGATTTACTTCTTCCCGCTGGGGATCGTCGGCAAACTGCGCATGCTGAAACTGCGCCGAACGCAGGCCACGGGCGCCTGATCGCCGTGGCTTGCTAGTGTCCTGAGTTATAAATACGTTGATTAAATGCGGCGACAATCGCCCCAATACCGCTTCACAAATGCTCGCAAGGCCTCGGCCTTGCTGTGCTTTGTTCATTGTCTTGGGTCGATTTCGCCACATTGATAATTCCACGAATTTCCAGCTCAGGACACTAGCCGCCGGCCGGCACGCTGCATGGCATGCCGGCGCGGCGCGCCGGATTGCCCGGATCGGCCCGTTCGACGAAGAAGTTGTAGACCTCAGACACCCCGGTTGTCGCACCCCAGTTACGCGCAGTGGCCCGCAATGCACCCCGGTTGGCACCATTGAATTCATACACGGTCAACAAGGTGACGGTATCGTAGGCCTTGGCCGTGCTGAATCGCACCTGCGTTACCGCACTGCCCGGCTGTTTGCCGGGGTTGGGGAAGGTCATGCCGGAGACGGTCTGTGTCGTTTCGGCAGGCCCGGGAATGGCGATAATGTCGCCCGGATTGGCGCGCGCTGCCAGTGCACCAAAAAACGCGGAAGGGCCGATGACAATGGATCGCACCCCGCCCTTGTCGGCGACATTGGCCACCACACCAAAGGGGCTGTTGACATAGACGCAGCGCCCGGCTGCGACGGAAGTCGTAGTCTCCACTTCGCTCATGGGCGTGGTCAGGCCGGGGGCGTGGTAATGGATGCGAAAGCGCAGCTTTGCGGGGGTGGTGTCGGCCGTGTCGGGCATGGTTTGGCAGCCAGTCATCCATAGCACGGTACAGAGCAGCGATGCGGTCAGTTTCATATGAACCTCCGGTACGGTCGAACTCGTCACTCAGTATCGGAATAATTCACTGCACCGTAAATACATATTATTACTTTTTCGATATCGCTCACCCCGGCGGCAGGTGAAGGTGGCGCGGCATTTACACATAGCGTTCAGCCACCCGCACCAGAACAGGTATCAGCTGTCCGATAAACACAATGCAGGCGACCCACGTGACGGTCGCGGCGCGGGAATCTGCAATGGCCGCGCGGTTCTCTGCCTGCATGGTTTTCATATCGGCTCGCAGGCTCCAGACATCCTCCCTGGCCTGCAGGCGGTGCTCAGCGAAACGGGCATCGATCATTGCCTGCTGCTCCACAAAACCTGCCTTGGTGGCTTCGCGCAATTGGGTCAATTCTCCTTTCAATTCTTGCCGCACCTCTGCAAGTTCTTGCTTGGTAACCATATTAGCCATGGACGCATGAATTACCCCGAGTTCATGCCAGATACTGCGCAACTCTTTTGCCACATCGGTATCGTGCCCGTCGAGGTCCTTGCCGGAATTTGGCGGTAGATCGTTTCTTTGCACAGACATAGGTCACCTATATTAAGAAAATGCCGACTGACGAAAGACGCTTTAAAACAAGCAGCGCCCGCCTTTTCACCTTCCATAGTTAGACCTTCCAAGTACGCCACCGTTCACATAAATCGGCGTCAAAACGGCTCGCCCCAAAGCCTCAGGCGAAAAAAAACCGGGTATCTGACAACCCGGTTTCTTGCAGCCAGCCTCGCGGCTGTTTATTTGTTTTCAGCTTTCTTGAAAGCTGCCACGCCATTGACGATTTCCGCTTTCGCTTCTTCCGGGCCGAACCAGCCTTCGATCTTGACCCACTTGCCTGGC
This region of Massilia sp. PAMC28688 genomic DNA includes:
- a CDS encoding branched-chain amino acid ABC transporter permease, with amino-acid sequence MNLHTPPAIANVVPPAPPETALPAAPRDWAPLLLVPALMLITLPLVADFPTWITLTVAGLAMGMMIFLMASGLTLVFGLMDVLNFGHGAFVAVGAYAATMVLIPMQASLEVDSLMLNLGVLALAITVAMVVTALLGWAFERIIIAPVYGQHLKQILITMGGMIVAEQLINVIWGAEQIPLPLPTALRGAIIVGDAAIEKYRLVAVVIGLVVFVGMSLILNRTKLGLLIRAGVENREMVEAMGYRIRRLFVAVFAAGSALAGLGGVMWGLYKETLTAGIGAEIVVMMFVVIIIGGLGSLGGCFIGALLVAMVGNYAGFLAPKVALVSNIGVMMLILLWRPAGMYSNLRR
- a CDS encoding branched-chain amino acid ABC transporter permease translates to MLTRLLSGDSPRSRSLSIVLLLIFLGLALAPFITTGARPINTAATICIYIVLVASYDLLLGYTGIVSFAHTMFFGIGAYGVGLGLASVEEPTWTALFSGLLIAIAVALVLALVVGLFALRVRAIFYSMITLAVASSFAVLASQLSDFTGGEDGKTFSVPELLSPGFTLMEGEWFGRALDGKLLTYYIVFAGCLLLFLFLLRLVNSPFGRVLQAIRENEFRAEALGYRTVLYRIWANCLAALVACLAGALMALWLRYVGPKTMLGFEVMTDILLIVVIGGMGTMYGSVIGATLFIIAQNYLKSLMAQGSSALEGVPVLAQALHPDRWMLWLGVLFVLSIYFFPLGIVGKLRMLKLRRTQATGA